In one window of Campylobacter hepaticus DNA:
- the pheA gene encoding prephenate dehydratase, translating to MSNLEELRDKIDVIDNQILELLNERMIYVKTIGEIKQSSGGVIYRPERERAIIKRLKNINLGLLDQNAIEAIYQEIFAVSRNLEMPQTIAYLGPEGTYTHQAARSRFGAMSRYIALANIEDVFKELSNKEAKYGVVPIENNTEGAVGITLDCLGKYSELKIFGEIYMDIHHSFVGINENLKEIKRIYSHPQGYNQCRKFLESHGLGNVEFLPSKSTANAAYLASKDKYSAAICSKIAAKIYNIPVLFDKIEDNAANKTRFLILSDIKNPKMPNCKTSILAHAYHKPGGLSSLLERFKKENINLTKLESRPVKSKEFLHSFYIDFQGHIDDENVKRALENQDEIVWLGSYLSGEINAI from the coding sequence ATGTCAAATTTAGAGGAGCTTAGAGATAAAATTGATGTAATAGATAATCAAATTTTAGAACTTTTAAATGAGAGAATGATTTATGTAAAAACTATAGGAGAAATTAAACAAAGTAGTGGAGGTGTTATTTATCGTCCTGAACGTGAAAGGGCTATTATTAAACGTTTAAAAAATATCAATTTAGGATTGTTAGATCAAAATGCTATAGAAGCTATTTATCAAGAAATTTTTGCTGTTTCAAGAAATTTAGAAATGCCTCAAACTATAGCTTATTTAGGACCTGAAGGAACTTATACTCATCAAGCAGCAAGGAGTCGTTTTGGGGCTATGAGTCGTTATATTGCCCTTGCTAATATAGAAGATGTTTTTAAAGAATTGAGCAATAAAGAGGCTAAATATGGAGTTGTGCCTATAGAAAATAATACAGAAGGGGCTGTAGGTATTACTTTAGATTGTCTTGGTAAGTATAGTGAACTTAAAATTTTTGGTGAGATTTACATGGATATACACCATTCTTTTGTAGGCATTAATGAAAATTTAAAAGAAATAAAACGTATTTATTCTCACCCTCAAGGTTATAATCAATGTCGTAAATTTTTAGAAAGTCATGGGCTTGGTAATGTAGAATTTTTACCTTCAAAATCTACAGCTAATGCTGCTTATTTAGCTTCTAAAGATAAATATTCTGCAGCAATTTGTTCGAAAATTGCTGCAAAAATTTATAATATACCCGTGCTTTTTGATAAAATAGAAGATAATGCAGCTAATAAAACAAGATTTTTAATTTTAAGTGATATTAAAAATCCTAAAATGCCAAATTGTAAAACCTCTATTTTAGCTCATGCTTATCATAAACCAGGTGGATTAAGCTCTTTATTAGAAAGGTTTAAAAAAGAAAATATTAATCTTACTAAGCTTGAATCTCGTCCTGTAAAATCAAAAGAATTTTTACATAGTTTTTATATAGATTTTCAAGGACATATTGATGATGAAAATGTTAAAAGAGCTTTAGAAAATCAAGATGAGATTGTTTGGCTTGGATCTTATTTATCAGGAGAAATAAATGCAATTTAA
- the hisC gene encoding histidinol-phosphate transaminase: MQFNEILNYLNNYEPGKDIELIAKEYGVKEIIKLASNENPFGVPPKAIESLMQNLNKAYLYPDDSMIELKSKLAQKYKLKNENIIIGAGSDQVIEFALHAKLNNKNAFLQAGVSFAMYEIYAKQFGAKCYKTQSITHDLNEFQKYYNQYQEEIKVVFLCLPNNPLGECLNANEVFEFIKEVDKDCLVIIDAAYNEFASFKDNKKCLKPCDLVEKFENVLFLGTFSKLYGLGGLRIGYGIANIQIINALHKLRAPFNVNHLALKAAIAALDDEEFIKKTLENNFTQMELYEEFAKRNHIKTLKSYTNFITYFFDQKNSTDLSEKLLKKGIIIRNLQSYGLNAMRITIGKPYENERFFVEFEKVLKE; this comes from the coding sequence ATGCAATTTAATGAAATTTTAAATTATTTAAATAATTATGAGCCGGGTAAAGATATAGAATTGATTGCTAAAGAATATGGTGTTAAAGAAATTATAAAATTAGCTAGCAATGAAAATCCCTTTGGTGTTCCACCAAAAGCTATTGAAAGTTTAATGCAAAATTTAAATAAAGCTTATCTTTATCCTGATGATAGTATGATAGAGCTTAAAAGTAAACTTGCACAAAAATATAAGCTTAAAAATGAAAATATTATTATTGGTGCAGGTAGTGATCAAGTTATAGAATTTGCTCTACATGCTAAATTAAATAATAAAAATGCTTTTTTACAAGCAGGTGTAAGTTTTGCTATGTATGAAATTTACGCTAAGCAATTTGGTGCAAAATGTTATAAAACGCAAAGCATTACTCATGATTTAAATGAATTTCAAAAATATTATAATCAATATCAAGAAGAAATTAAAGTTGTTTTTTTATGTTTGCCTAATAATCCTTTAGGTGAGTGTTTAAATGCTAATGAAGTATTTGAATTTATAAAAGAAGTAGATAAAGATTGTTTAGTTATTATTGATGCAGCTTATAATGAATTTGCAAGTTTTAAGGATAATAAAAAGTGTTTAAAACCTTGCGATCTTGTCGAAAAATTTGAAAATGTGCTTTTTTTGGGAACATTTTCTAAGCTTTATGGACTTGGTGGTTTGCGTATAGGTTATGGTATAGCCAATATTCAAATTATTAATGCATTGCACAAGCTTCGCGCACCTTTTAATGTGAATCATTTAGCTTTAAAAGCTGCAATAGCAGCTTTAGATGATGAAGAATTTATTAAAAAAACTTTAGAAAATAATTTTACCCAAATGGAGCTTTATGAAGAATTTGCCAAAAGAAATCATATAAAAACTCTTAAAAGTTATACTAATTTTATTACTTATTTTTTTGATCAAAAAAATAGTACAGATTTGTCTGAAAAATTGCTTAAAAAGGGTATAATAATAAGAAATTTACAAAGTTATGGTTTAAATGCTATGCGTATTACTATAGGAAAACCTTATGAAAATGAAAGATTTTTTGTCGAATTTGAAAAGGTTTTAAAAGAGTAA